AAAAAGTTGAATCCTTGGATCCTATCCCAACACATATAAATCCAAGTAAGGTTCCCGAGTTCATTCCGAAGAACGTGGCTTATGAAATTCTCATGATAGGAAAATCACTGATATTTTTGGGAAAACATTGTAAGGAACTTCAATGCACAAACGACATGTCAAGGAAATATCAACATCTGtataaaaaaattgagCACAAGCGAATATCGTCGGAGTTTTATGACATTGTACATCAACAGTATGAGGAGGTTACCAAGTTGTGTTTTGATATTTTAATGAAAAGGTTTTACTTTAAAGAGATCGTATTTGTGCTGAAGGACATTCTACTGATGGGGAAAAGTGACATGATAGATATGCTTGTCAGAAAGGCAAGTAAAGTTTTAGGCACGTCATCAGCATCTCTTTCGAGCTATGAACTGACGAGATATCTTCAAGAGGCCGTGAAATACTCTTCAATGCGAAACCTTCTCAACCGTGCGGATTCAAATCATATTATAAACGGCCTTGATGCAAGAGTGCTTGATCTTGGCCATGGCTCAATCGGCTGGGATGTCTTTACCTTGGATTACGTTTTAGATGGGCCACTAGCCATAGTACTAAACGTTAATCGTCCAAACgggaagaaagaatacttgaggatcttcaatttcttatggaggttcaagaagaatacttTTTTCTACAACGAAGAATGGCTTCGGacaaatcaattgattagggatttcaagaaagtttcACAAAATAGCCCGCTGGTTAGGGATATTATCGCGAAATTATCCAAAACTTGCATATTACGATCTCAACTGCAGCAATTTAGTTCGAAACTTGAATCTTACTGTTTCAGATCCATCATTGacaaaaaattcaaaagcttcgatgaaaagatgatgTTAACCGACCAGACTAGCGGTCGTTCAAAATATCCAACTGTGACGCTTAAGAGTGGAGTTATAATGCTGGATGGTATCCTACGGCCGCAGAAAAATATTTTTAAAGGATATGGCGATTGTTCGACTAGCAATTGTTCTAAGAACAGATTCAACATCGATGAAGTCGATCAAATGCATAATGATTATCTGAGCTCAATTCTCTCTCATAAACTATTGGCACCCAGTACAGATAATAGGGTAGGAGCTTATTCTGGTCAACCATATCCAACCTCGGTTATCTTGGTATTGAACTCAATTTTTGAGTTCATCACAACATACTCTGCACTGAATGACGTAGCGCATGAAGTTTTGATTCAAATAAATTTACGGGGTCAACAACAAATATTGAACAACTTACTAATAAGGTTCAATACCATTTTAAAGGACGTCGTCAGCAACTTTAAGAAATTTCAGGAGATTTCATACTTGTTTATCAAGGACTTGAGATCAGACGGCGACGACGATCTGGCTTCACTTGGAGGAATTCTCCGTTGAGCTATTATGGGAAAGATTAACATAGATTAATTATATTTAATGCAAATGCAGATGAATAAATATCAAACCTTCATAGGGTATGCCATCCTCAAAAAGTACTGCTTGATACCAGGCTTTAGTAAAAGATCGTATTTGATCTTCCGCTCGTTTAACGGCCCccattcttcatctgatcCATTTTCATCATATAGTTTCCattcttcagctttcaaattggttACTTTTTGACGCTCAAGTAACTTGAGTCTTACGGAGTACTCTCTTAGGATGAGGATCAAGACGAGGGCCGCAGCGAAGCAACACCCTGCAAAGATCTGAGTGTGCAAATAAGGATTATCCTTTGCCTCTGGTACCGTAAGTGCCTGAGCAATGACCTCACACACCAGCAAGAATGGCGCATCCGTAACGTTCACCCATGACCATGCCGCGAGAAACTGTTCTGGCTCAACATTGTCAGCGATTAGCACTGTGTTCATAACGTTTGCTACGCCAACACAACTTCCAACGCAATTGGAGAACATGAGCAACTGTACAAAAGTGTGAGCCGGTATCCAGAATGCAAACAAAAATATTGTAAGTAGAGCGGTCAAGGTAATCGTTACGTTAGCTCTTCCATACTTATCGCCGGCAAGACCCATCAGTGGCCTACCAATAGATTGTGCCCCATTCAAAACTGCAGTCAGGATAGAGCCCTGATGCGGTGTCATACCACGAGCAATTGCGTAAGATGATAAAGTGAACACCATCAGATTATATCCCATTAGAGCTAAGGTGAACCATAAGCACACAAGAGGAACAAAAGGGTTTCTAAGCACCTTGAAGTCGAAGATTAGTCTAAATTGACTTACAATTGCTTTCCACGATTTAAACCCAACACTTGGTACTGGATTACGTTGTTTCACTAGTGCAGTGGCAACCAATACACTAACGGTGCATGAAATCCCCAGTACTCTTAAAGCCCGTTTCGTATTCCCATCATCGGCGATCATCTTGTTCGTGGCTAAACCATACACAACACCACCCGCACCAGTCCCCATCAAAGACAGGCCCATGGCAACGGCTCTCTTTTTGAGAAACCAGCCCGGTATCAGTGTTGTAGCTGGAACAAAGGCAAAAGATATCGAAGCACCGTTCAAAACACCTTGAGTTAAATAAAGTTGCCACAACTTTGTAGCGAACGAAGCCAGGATAAACCCCGCTATCATCAGTGCTGCACCTATTAGCATTGTGCCTCTGATACCGATAATTCTCATCACAACCATGACAAACGGCGAAAAACCTTGCCCCAAACACACCGTCAAACCCGCAATCAATGCATAATCGTACTTGGTAGCCCCAGGGAAAGTATTCTCATTCAAGTAAAATGCTAGAAAGACACCAAACCCAGAGTTACAACCCCAGGTGGAAAACATAATCAACCAAACGCAAAACAGAACAACCCACCCATATCCACCATCAGGTGGCAACTCCAAATCACCTGTAGATTTGTTCGTAAAGACTCTCTTGACAGTCTGATCATCCGTGTCTTCTGGAACTTCGCCCTTCCTTCGGCTCTCATCGTCCCACGATGCCATAGATTCCTCAT
This DNA window, taken from Torulaspora delbrueckii CBS 1146 chromosome 2, complete genome, encodes the following:
- the SPC98 gene encoding Spc98p (similar to Saccharomyces cerevisiae SPC98 (YNL126W); ancestral locus Anc_2.144) — protein: MDLETVLRPVVEGLVPQTLPESAVNALCYDLGRLLASPSRSISQLQALLDAYESQVPCNGENGLKWRKLFNIVQLLLGLESYDEMARHLAAFHSMIVDNVMAKPVTSSPLNDMALNMRRLETHDSLLSPLRPMSLQAESFENLDRFSDRRSLISSPKGYTGHRTVTLNSLADPYFLKMVSEDEILKHVPYTLLATTSDFFPIEQNKIKIPTNVPNTESGMLHLIFEASLLYQELKRKVDQCKRGEISPMKKALAIQVERTLRNYTGFVNSLSAYHQTLTLKSVYYEIYDHIIKLRFFDGFIRNFDKTSGDSYLMISSSLAFHGDLLVRRLCVEISENLLSLYVEYLINWLTLAKLDATYDEFFIEKVESLDPIPTHINPSKVPEFIPKNVAYEILMIGKSLIFLGKHCKELQCTNDMSRKYQHLYKKIEHKRISSEFYDIVHQQYEEVTKLCFDILMKRFYFKEIVFVLKDILLMGKSDMIDMLVRKASKVLGTSSASLSSYELTRYLQEAVKYSSMRNLLNRADSNHIINGLDARVLDLGHGSIGWDVFTLDYVLDGPLAIVLNVNRPNGKKEYLRIFNFLWRFKKNTFFYNEEWLRTNQLIRDFKKVSQNSPLVRDIIAKLSKTCILRSQLQQFSSKLESYCFRSIIDKKFKSFDEKMMLTDQTSGRSKYPTVTLKSGVIMLDGILRPQKNIFKGYGDCSTSNCSKNRFNIDEVDQMHNDYLSSILSHKLLAPSTDNRVGAYSGQPYPTSVILVLNSIFEFITTYSALNDVAHEVLIQINLRGQQQILNNLLIRFNTILKDVVSNFKKFQEISYLFIKDLRSDGDDDLASLGGILR
- the ESBP6 gene encoding Esbp6p (similar to Saccharomyces cerevisiae ESBP6 (YNL125C); ancestral locus Anc_2.145); the protein is MTNSSLSSGDDLEDSRTYESNDGHVVQSLYSESTCSSSTAGPRSRRASSLQSYNPLARRSTVGSRGTARSDGTAGLSLVNTISKIVSAVKDDNEQTEKDQGNLNTVLKSRFDLGDAIRMEHNRGTEEGTVPYDEESMASWDDESRRKGEVPEDTDDQTVKRVFTNKSTGDLELPPDGGYGWVVLFCVWLIMFSTWGCNSGFGVFLAFYLNENTFPGATKYDYALIAGLTVCLGQGFSPFVMVVMRIIGIRGTMLIGAALMIAGFILASFATKLWQLYLTQGVLNGASISFAFVPATTLIPGWFLKKRAVAMGLSLMGTGAGGVVYGLATNKMIADDGNTKRALRVLGISCTVSVLVATALVKQRNPVPSVGFKSWKAIVSQFRLIFDFKVLRNPFVPLVCLWFTLALMGYNLMVFTLSSYAIARGMTPHQGSILTAVLNGAQSIGRPLMGLAGDKYGRANVTITLTALLTIFLFAFWIPAHTFVQLLMFSNCVGSCVGVANVMNTVLIADNVEPEQFLAAWSWVNVTDAPFLLVCEVIAQALTVPEAKDNPYLHTQIFAGCCFAAALVLILILREYSVRLKLLERQKVTNLKAEEWKLYDENGSDEEWGPLNERKIKYDLLLKPGIKQYFLRMAYPMKV